The nucleotide window TCACCCGATAGGTTAATATTTCCCCAAGTTTATTAGGCTTTAGGGGGTTACCATGAGGGAGATAACACCGAAGAAGATTATGGAAATGAAGGGAAAAGAGAAAATTACGATGGTGACTGCATACGATTATCCATCAGCTCTTCTAGCAGATAAAGCCAAGATTGACATTATCTTCGTTGGAGACTCTATGGGGATGGTGGTCTATGGAGAACAGAACACCCTAAATGTGACCATGGAGCAGATGGTTTATCACACAAGGGCGGTTGCAAAAGCCGTTAAGAGGGGGCTTGTATTGGCGGATATGCCATTTATGAGTTATGAAGTTAGCGTGGAGGAAGGCATGAAAAATGCTGCTCGGTTAATCCAGGCAGGAGCAGATGCGGTAAAGATTGAAGGCGGTTACGATCATAGGAAGCTAGTAAAGAGGCTTGTTAGGGCGGGCATACCTGTTATGGGGCATACTGGATTGACTCCCCAAAGGTACCTTCGCTTGGGAGGCTACCATATAACCGGGGAGACCGAAGAAGAAATTGAGGAAATACTTAGGGATGCGAAGGCATTAGAAAAGGCAGGTGCTTTTGCTGTTGTTTTGGAGTTCGTTTTGGCAGATGTTGCCAAGTTGGTAACTGAGGAGGTCAAAATACCAACTATAGGAATTGGTTCCGGGCCTTATGTGGACGGGCAAGT belongs to Thermococcus bergensis and includes:
- the panB gene encoding 3-methyl-2-oxobutanoate hydroxymethyltransferase — encoded protein: MREITPKKIMEMKGKEKITMVTAYDYPSALLADKAKIDIIFVGDSMGMVVYGEQNTLNVTMEQMVYHTRAVAKAVKRGLVLADMPFMSYEVSVEEGMKNAARLIQAGADAVKIEGGYDHRKLVKRLVRAGIPVMGHTGLTPQRYLRLGGYHITGETEEEIEEILRDAKALEKAGAFAVVLEFVLADVAKLVTEEVKIPTIGIGSGPYVDGQVLVWHDLLGVYEHVPPFVKKYADLRNIIQLALENYREDVKEGKFPSGEHYWEFLDKDDFEKKRRRVVERLLGETFDEEV